The following proteins are encoded in a genomic region of Sparus aurata chromosome 11, fSpaAur1.1, whole genome shotgun sequence:
- the LOC115591598 gene encoding desmoglein-2-like yields the protein MGVVPAMSAEYSLIKSIVLQLWAVAVVKAVWIPPRKPLKENVDYTHDLNIAKIHSDFDDGTGNIVYSLEGVGANSPPYHVFVVHPTTGLIRVTKVLDRELISTYDLQGVAKYKNGTPAEENVDIRFQVVDENDNPPVFQIIHPGEVDELSPTGTSVMKINATDADEPGNPNSIIAYTLLDQNPPGDMFSISKDGTIHVNNPSLDRETANQYTLTVKAQDLNGNEGGKSATATVTINVRDVNDNLPTLEKAKYEGTIEENTKDVEVMRIKAEDLDLKGTDNWEAVFDIVKGNQAGYFSIKTDPDTNEGILMLDKAVDYEDVKDLDLGIAVRNKAPPHSGSGGNVGAGIGFGGGAGGASGAGGGGGGGGAGGGGGAGGGGGAGGATSGGGWSGGSSWQSGTKFNTYPIKINVKNQPEGAAFDPKVKSIPISEGEEFDFTKVIAKYPAIDGDTGKPAENVRYAKGSDPDNWLTIDPETAEIKLNKKPDRESAFLVNGTYYAHVLSIPEDMNGKTSTGTIAIQVEDFNDHCPTLTSDLQSMCTTDDAVIVNAKDEDSFPNGAPFDFAIVPEGTKGKWQVEHLNETAAILRAQESMWPGVYEVEFLVKDEQGKACPEPQKVNVQVCTCEDGVLCGKRGANGQPSKGAELGPAGIGLLLLGLLLLLLIPLLLLFCNCGGAAGLPGNFTEMPFDTKSHLINYRTEGQGENAEVPLMTMPTQMDGQMVETGMANRTSAMAPMAAFDYQKSVSTMDGMNGAFYPEGLSSVHREGTMGRMNQRSGSGFYSEFETRESGGGGGIYDGMALPDHFLRQYYSQKANNGSENQGVKDSLLVYDFEGQSSSAGSVGCCSLLESDTDLQFLNDLGPKFKTLAEVCGGKKISTEVKQVFTPLPTPSVNTENSVSRVVTTQQLPPPPQLQPAIPKTVQNVVRETSESSQVVKGNTATMRQGTTIANQGMVNQGQMLLLQQQQPVYYTTTPVMQPMHYVVQPQVQNTMLLAEAPATNLQGMVLVNSTQSGPVQGMVVQGQPVMSTGQAQGPSMVLVERSGVQGGGANLIHAGNPSGSQTMMVMEGKVPAGSVKVLKGSQTSLLQGGTLQSGGLSGSQRVLVVGGPLSSGGQLVQEAGGLSKSSDSSGSQNVLYSKGRTSAGSQSSFLGSSTTTVGTVPAYSKVVVQEKFTEL from the exons ATGGGTGTTGTGCCAGCCATGAGTGCTGAGTACTCAC TAATCAAGTCTATTGTGTTGCAGCTCTGGGCTGTTGCTGTAGTGAAGGCTGTCTGGATTCCCCCGAGGAAACCACTGAAAGAAAATGTAGACTACACTCACGACCTTAATATTGCTAAG ATTCACTCAGATTTTGATGATGGTACCGGGAATATTGTCTACTCTCTTGAAGGTGTTGGTGCAAACAGTCCTCCTTATCATGTGTTTGTGGTTCACCCTACCACTGGACTTATTCGTGTGACCAAAGTTCTTGACAGGGAGTTAATTAGTACATATGAT CTTCAGGGTGTTGCTAAGTACAAAAATGGCACTCCAGCAGAGGAAAATGTTGACATACGATTCCAGGTTGTAGATGAGAACGACAACCCTCCAGTGTTTCAAATAATTCACCCTGGGGAAGTGGATGAGCTCAGTCCTACAG GAacttcagttatgaaaataaatgcaaCTGATGCTGATGAACCAGGAAATCCGAACTCTATAATTGCCTACACCCTCTTGGATCAGAATCCACCTGGTGACATGTTCTCCATTTCCAAGGATGGGACCATCCACGTCAACAACCCTTCCTTGGATAGAGAA acaGCTAATCAGTACACTCTAACGGTGAAAGCTCAAGATTTGAATGGCAATGAAGGGGGAAAGTCTGCAACTGCCACTGTGACTATTAATGTTCGAGATGTGAATGACAACCTTCCCACTTTGGAAAAAGCAAAG TATGAGGGCACCATTGAGGAGAACACAAAAGATGTTGAGGTGATGAGGATCAAAGCAGAGGACCTGGACTTGAAGGGAACAGACAACTGGGAGGCTGTGTTTGACATTGTCAAAGGCAACCAGGCAGGGTACTTTAGCATTAAAACCGATCCCGACACCAATGAGGGCATCCTAATGCTTGACAAG GCTGTGGACTATGAGGACGTAAAGGACCTTGACCTAGGAATAGCTGTGAGGAACAAGGCTCCACCACATAGTGGATCTGGGGGAAATGTTGGAGCTGGTATAGGTTtcggaggaggagcaggtggagcatcGGGTGCTGGGGGAGGGGGCGGCGGAGGCGGAGCAGGAGGGGGTGGCGGAGCAGGTGGGGGTGGCGGAGCAGGTGGTGCCACTAGTGGTGGAGGTTGGTCTGGAGGATCATCATGGCAAAGTGGGACCAAATTTAACACCTATCCAATTAAAATCAATGTCAAGAATCAGCCAGAGGGGGCAGCTTTTGACCCCAAGGTCAAATCTATTCCCATCTCAGAGGGAGAAGAATTCGACTTCACTAAGGTTATTGCCAAATACCCTGCAATAGATGGAGACACTGGGAAACCAGCTGAGAATGTCAG GTATGCCAAGGGCTCAGACCCTGACAACTGGCTAACTATCGATCCAGAGACAGCTGAGATCAAACTAAACAAGAAGCCTGACAGAGAATCTGCATTTCTGGTCAATGGGACCTATTATGCTCATGTGTTGAGTATTCCAGAAG ATATGAATGGAAAGACGTCAACTGGCACCATAGCCATCCAGGTGGAAGATTTTAACGACCACTGCCCCACCCTCACCAGTGACCTCCAGTCCATGTGTACTACGGATGATGCTGTTATTGTGAATGCAAAAGATGAGGATAGTTTCCCTAATGGAGCACCTTTTGACTTTGCCATTGTCCCAGAGGGCACTAAGGGCAAATGGCAGGTGGAACATCTCAATG AAACGGCAGCTATCCTAAGAGCTCAGGAGTCGATGTGGCCTGGCGTTTATGAAGTGGAATTTTTGGTGAAGGATGAGCAGGGAAAGGCCTGTCCAGAACCACAAAAAGTGAATGTCCAAGTTTGTACCTGTGAGGATGGAGTGTTATGTGGAAAACGAGGCGCCAACGGTCAGCCCAGCAAAGGAGCAGAATTAGGACCTGCAGGCATTGGACTTCTACTACTAGGTCTGCTGCTCTTACTGC TCAttcctctgttgctgctctTCTGTAATTGTGGCGGGGCTGCGGGACTGCCAGGGAACTTTACTGAGATGCCTTTTGACACCAAATCACACCTCATTAACTACCGCACTGAGGGCCAGGGAGAGAATGCG GAGGTGCCGCTAATGACCATGCCAACACAAATGGATGGACAGATGGTCGAGACGGGCATGGCTAACAGAACTTCAGCAATGGCGCCCATGGCAGCTTTTGATTACCAGAAGTCAGTCAGTACCATGGATGGGATGAATGGGGCGTTCTACCCGGAAGGTCTTTCAAGTGTCCACAGAGAAGGGACAATGGGGAGGATGAACCAGAGGAGTGGCAGTGGCTTCTACTCTGAGTTTGAGACCAGAGaatcaggaggaggtggaggaattTATGACGGCATGGCTCTGCCAGACCACTTCCTGAGACAGTACTATTCCCAG AAAGCAAACAATGGCAGTGAGAACCAAGGAGTAAAGGACAGTCTGTTGGTCTATGACTTTGAGGGTCAGAGCTCTTCTGCTGGCTCAGTGGGCTGCTGCAGCCTCCTGGAGTCTGACACCGACCTGCAGTTCCTCAATGACCTTGGGCCAAAGTTCAAGACCCTGGCTGAGGTGTGTGGCGGAAAAAAGATCTCAACAGAAGTCAAACAAGTGTTCACTCCACTACCCACTCCCTCTGTTAATACTGAGAACTCAGTATCACGTGTGGTGACTACCCAGCAgctcccccctccaccccagCTGCAGCCAGCCATCCCCAAAACAGTTCAGAATGTGGTCAGGGAGACATCTGAGAGTTCTCAGGTGGTGAAGGGAAACACAGCTACAATGAGACAAGGGACAACCATAGCAAATCAAGGGATGGTAAATCAAGGCCAgatgctcctgctgcagcagcagcagcctgtctACTACACCACCACCCCTGTGATGCAGCCAATGCACTACGTAGTCCAGCCTCAGGTTCAGAACACCATGCTGCTGGCTGAGGCACCAGCCACCAACCTGCAGGGCATGGTACTGGTTAACAGCACTCAGAGTGGTCCTGTCCAAGGCATGGTTGTTCAGGGACAGCCAGTGATGTCCACTGGACAAGCCCAGGGTCCCAGCATGGTCCTTGTGGAGAGAAGTGGGGTCCAGGGGGGTGGTGCCAACCTAATCCATGCTGGCAACCCCTCTGGCTCTCAGACAATGATGGTCATGGAGGGCAAGGTCCCTGCAGGGTCAGTAAAAGTGCTGAAGGGGAGCCAGACCTCCCTTCTGCAAGGGGGCACTCTACAATCAGGAGGACTTTCAGGATCTCAGAGAGTCCTGGTGGTTGGAGGGCCACTAAGCAGTGGAGGGCAGCTGGTCCAGGAGGCAGGGGGTCTTTCCAAGAGCAGTGATAGCTCCGGCTCTCAAAATGTTCTCTACAGCAAGGGCCGCACATCTGCTGGCTCACAGAGCAGCTTTTTGGGCTCATCTACAACCACCGTGGGCACAGTGCCTGCCTACAGCAAGGTGGTGGTACAGGAGAAGTTCACAGAGTTGTAA